One region of Rattus norvegicus strain BN/NHsdMcwi chromosome 13, GRCr8, whole genome shotgun sequence genomic DNA includes:
- the Rxrg gene encoding retinoic acid receptor RXR-gamma isoform X2, whose amino-acid sequence MNYPSTSPGSLVKHICAICGDRSSGKHYGVYSCEGCKGFFKRTIRKDLIYTCRDNKDCLIDKRQRNRCQYCRYQKCLVMGMKREAVQEERQRSRERAESEAECASTGHEDMPVERILEAELAVEPKTESYGDMSVESSTNDPVTNICHAADKQLFTLVEWAKRIPHFSDLTLEDQVILLRAGWNELLIASFSHRSVSVQDGILLATGLHVHRSSAHSAGVGSIFDSRVLTELVSKMKDMRMDKSELGCLRAIVLFNPDAKGLSNPSEVETLREKVYATLEAYTKQKYPEQPGRFAKLLLRLPALRSIGLKCLEHLFFFKLIGDTPIDTFLMEMLETPLQIT is encoded by the exons GAAAGCACTACGGGGTGTATAGCTGTGAAGGCTGCAAAGGCTTCTTCAAGAGAACCATAAGGAAAGACCTCATCTACACGTGTCGGGATAACAAAGACTGTCTCATCGACAAGCGCCAGCGCAACCGTTGCCAGTACTGTCGTTACCAGAAGTGCCTGGTCATGGGCATGAAGAGGGAAG CTGTGCAAGAAGAAAGGCAGAGGAGCCGGGAGCGAGCAGAGAGTGAGGCAGAATGTGCCAGTACTGGCCATGAAGACATGCCGGTGGAGAGGATTCTAGAAGCTGAGCTTGCTGTGGAACCAAAGACCGAATCCTACGGCGACATGAGTGTGGAGAGCTCG ACAAATGACCCTGTCACCAATATATGCCACGCTGCGGATAAGCAGCTCTTCACCCTTGTTGAGTGGGCCAAACGCATCCCCCACTTCTCAGACCTCACCTTGGAGGACCAGGTCATTCTGCTCCGGGCAG GGTGGAATGAATTGCTGATTGCCTCCTTCTCCCACCGCTCGGTTTCTGTCCAGGATGGCATCCTGCTGGCCACAGGCCTCCACGTCCACAGGAGCAGCGCTCACAGCGCGGGCGTCGGCTCCATCTTTGACAG CAGAGTCCTCACAGAGCTGGTGTCCAAGATGAAGGACATGCGGATGGATAAGTCGGAGCTCGGGTGCCTGCGCGCCATTGTGCTGTTCAATCCAG ATGCCAAGGGTTTGTCCAACCCCTCGGAGGTGGAGACTCTTCGAGAGAAGGTTTATGCCACCCTCGAGGCCTATACCAAGCAGAAGTATCCAGAACAGCCTGGCAG GTTTGCCAAGCTTCTGCTGCGCCTCCCAGCTCTGCGCTCCATTGGATTGAAATGCCTGGAACACCTCTTCTTCTTCAAGCTCATTGGGGATACCCCCATTGACACCTTCCTCATGGAGATGTTGGAGACCCCTCTGCAGATCACCTGA